Proteins from one Triticum aestivum cultivar Chinese Spring unplaced genomic scaffold, IWGSC CS RefSeq v2.1 scaffold94618, whole genome shotgun sequence genomic window:
- the LOC123172526 gene encoding putative F-box protein At3g52320 yields the protein MAEAARGGPTPPHDGIPDEILIWDILVRLPPKSLLRCRAVCRAWRTATSARDFLIANHARQPTRPFLYVCNLPRYGYYKVGGDIDIIPFDHRAAADKLQPVARLGRASEFKDLVASFDGLVVFDWWRRKFLGICNPATRQYARLRVPMDSTFLGMYRHPPTGEYRVLMYRCPAAGREAGCYVLSLGSGQPPRRIVRPGEAHKEVIFGTKYVLLRGGLHWHRVQQHEGESNMLIVFDTTAESFRQMRVPIVRGSARDGLFETAF from the coding sequence atggcggagGCAGCAAGGGGAGGGCCGACGCCTCCTCATGATGGCATCCCGGATGAGATCCTCATCTGGGACATCCTCGTCCGCCTGCCCCCCAAATCgctcctccgctgccgcgccgtcTGCCGCGCCTGGCGCACAGCCACCTCCGCCCGCGACTTCCTCATCGCCAACCACGCCCGCCAGCCCACCCGCCCCTTCCTCTACGTCTGCAACCTTCCCCGCTACGGCTACTACAAGGTCGGCGGCGACATAGACATCATCCCCTTCGACCACCGGGCCGCCGCCGACAAGCTCCAGCCCGTCGCGCGACTTGGCCGAGCCTCCGAATTCAAAGATCTGGTGGCCTCCTTTGACGGCCTCGTTGTCTTCGACTGGTGGCGCCGCAAGTTCTTGGGCATCTGCAACCCAGCGACCCGTCAGTATGCCCGCCTCAGGGTGCCTATGGACTCCACGTTCTTGGGGATGTACCGTCACCCCCCAACCGGCGAATACAGGGTACTGATGTACCGGTGTCCGGCAGCTGGGAGGGAAGCTGGCTGCTATGTTTTATCGTTGGGCTCCGGCCAACCGCCGAGAAGAATCGTCAGGCCGGGGGAAGCGCATAAAGAAGTCATATTCGGCACCAAGTATGTGCTACTCCGTGGCGGGCTGCATTGGCACCGGGTGCAGCAGCACGAGGGCGAAAGCAACATGCTAATCGTGTTTGACACCACGGCTGAGTCGTTCCGACAGATGCGCGTCCCGATTGTTCGTGGTTCTGCCAGGGATGGGCTGTTTGAGACTGCGTTTTGA